One Chryseobacterium indoltheticum DNA segment encodes these proteins:
- a CDS encoding helix-turn-helix domain-containing protein, whose translation MNKRKLYTIDTISELHKISGLSQPEHPLISLVDYSLVNYQIDEPEINWIQDLYFIGLKRDLHGKMTYGQGKYDYDGGLVSFIAPRQLVGLDISRQEKKPSGYILAFHPDFLWNTDLAKKIHNYDFFGYKVNEALFLSEKEEQILIGIFQSIKQEYQSGIDQFTQNIIISQIEVLLNYCERFYQRQFITRKKTNHQILDKLEIFLEEYFTSENIINNGLPSAQLIAEQLNISTNYLSSLLKSLTGQTTQQHIHGKLIEKAKEKLSTTELSVSEIAYELGFEHSQSFSKLFKAKTDLSPLEFRKSFN comes from the coding sequence ATGAATAAAAGAAAATTATACACCATCGATACGATATCTGAACTGCATAAAATTTCAGGATTATCGCAACCGGAACATCCTCTAATCAGCCTTGTTGATTACAGTCTGGTGAATTATCAGATCGACGAACCGGAAATTAACTGGATTCAGGATTTATATTTTATCGGTTTGAAACGTGACCTTCACGGAAAAATGACCTACGGACAAGGAAAATATGATTACGATGGCGGATTGGTGTCTTTTATTGCTCCGAGACAACTCGTCGGTTTAGACATCAGTCGTCAAGAGAAGAAACCTTCCGGTTATATTCTAGCTTTTCATCCCGATTTTTTGTGGAATACTGATTTGGCAAAAAAGATTCACAATTATGATTTTTTCGGATATAAAGTAAATGAAGCCTTATTTCTTTCAGAAAAAGAAGAACAAATCCTGATTGGGATTTTTCAAAGTATAAAACAAGAATATCAGTCTGGCATTGATCAGTTTACACAGAATATCATCATTTCCCAGATTGAAGTTTTGCTCAATTATTGTGAACGTTTTTATCAGCGGCAGTTTATTACCAGAAAGAAAACCAATCATCAGATTTTAGATAAACTTGAAATCTTTCTTGAAGAGTATTTTACAAGTGAAAATATCATCAATAACGGACTTCCAAGTGCGCAATTGATCGCTGAACAGTTAAATATTTCGACCAATTATTTAAGCAGTTTACTCAAATCTCTTACCGGACAGACAACACAGCAGCACATCCACGGAAAACTGATCGAAAAAGCCAAAGAAAAACTGTCTACAACCGAACTTTCTGTAAGTGAAATTGCTTATGAATTAGGATTTGAGCATTCACAGTCTTTCAGTAAATTATTTAAAGCTAAAACTGATCTTTCACCTTTAGAATTCAGAAAATCATTTAATTAA
- a CDS encoding M23 family metallopeptidase gives MKFSKVISLLLFFCFFFCNAQELPKVKLNQFRNSYKQDYRNDTLFLKIDNPLACPLRIKIFSDYLKSKNLIDDTLKVMAYENSFAEIKIFAKNIDVEKLELNINQAFGDNDKIIKQNNLALPFPKGKTYHIMQSNKGSFSHDNDYSRYAVDFDMKTGDTITSADDGFVVGVIKDYEYGGNDRKWIPYANYITIYHPHSGLFTQYVHLKKDGSLVKVGDAVERNQPIGLSGMTGFASGEHLHFNVLIPEKGKTLKSVPFTFENDLSSQSLKKNMKVTNK, from the coding sequence ATGAAATTCTCCAAAGTTATTTCTCTTCTTTTATTTTTTTGCTTTTTCTTTTGCAATGCGCAGGAACTTCCAAAGGTGAAATTGAATCAGTTTAGAAATAGTTATAAACAAGATTATCGCAACGATACACTTTTTCTTAAAATTGATAATCCATTGGCTTGCCCTTTGAGAATTAAAATTTTTTCGGACTATTTAAAAAGTAAAAATTTAATTGATGATACTTTGAAAGTGATGGCCTATGAAAATTCTTTTGCTGAAATAAAGATATTCGCTAAAAATATCGATGTTGAAAAATTAGAACTCAATATAAATCAGGCATTTGGTGATAACGATAAAATTATTAAACAAAATAATCTTGCACTCCCCTTTCCGAAAGGTAAAACATACCATATTATGCAATCCAATAAAGGAAGCTTTAGTCACGATAATGATTATAGCAGGTATGCCGTAGATTTTGATATGAAAACCGGTGATACCATCACAAGTGCCGATGATGGTTTTGTAGTTGGTGTTATTAAAGATTATGAATATGGCGGAAACGATAGAAAATGGATTCCTTATGCCAATTACATCACTATTTATCATCCTCACAGCGGGTTATTTACGCAATATGTACATTTAAAAAAAGACGGAAGCCTGGTGAAAGTAGGTGATGCAGTTGAAAGAAATCAACCGATTGGTTTGAGTGGAATGACTGGTTTTGCTTCCGGTGAGCATTTGCATTTTAATGTCTTAATTCCGGAGAAAGGAAAGACTTTAAAGTCAGTTCCGTTCACTTTTGAAAATGATCTTTCTTCACAAAGTTTAAAAAAGAATATGAAAGTGACAA
- a CDS encoding SDR family NAD(P)-dependent oxidoreductase, with the protein MDTQKVWFVTGASKGLGLTLVKRLLNEGYSVAATSRNLAELKTAVNSESESFLPLEMDLINENNVAEAIQKTVENFGKIDVIVNNAGYGQLGTLEELTDEESRKNFDTNVFGSLNVIRKAMPYLRAQKSGRIINIASIAGLTGDFAGWGIYCSTKFAVVGFTEALAAEIKEFGLHATVVYPGYFRTNFLTGGSLGTPENEIEEYTAARQLQTVHEKEINGNQPGDPEKAATVLIELASVKNPPVHLMLGSDAFQFAGNKLDALQKEISEFKNLSISTDY; encoded by the coding sequence ATGGACACACAAAAAGTATGGTTTGTAACCGGAGCGTCAAAAGGTTTAGGATTAACCTTAGTAAAAAGATTACTGAATGAAGGATATTCTGTAGCCGCAACTTCAAGAAATCTTGCTGAACTAAAAACGGCAGTCAATTCTGAAAGTGAATCTTTTCTTCCCTTAGAAATGGATTTAATTAATGAAAACAATGTTGCTGAAGCCATCCAGAAAACCGTTGAAAATTTTGGCAAAATCGATGTAATTGTCAACAACGCAGGATACGGTCAGTTGGGAACTTTAGAAGAATTAACAGATGAGGAAAGCCGTAAAAATTTTGACACCAATGTTTTCGGCTCACTCAATGTCATCAGAAAAGCAATGCCTTATTTAAGAGCTCAGAAAAGCGGACGTATCATTAATATCGCTTCGATTGCCGGACTAACGGGAGATTTTGCAGGTTGGGGAATTTACTGTTCTACCAAATTTGCGGTTGTGGGTTTCACAGAAGCCTTAGCGGCAGAAATAAAAGAGTTTGGTCTTCATGCAACCGTTGTTTATCCCGGATACTTCCGAACTAATTTCCTTACAGGCGGTTCATTAGGAACTCCTGAAAATGAAATTGAAGAATACACCGCAGCAAGACAGCTACAAACCGTTCACGAAAAAGAAATCAACGGAAATCAGCCTGGAGATCCTGAAAAAGCAGCAACTGTTTTGATAGAGCTTGCTTCAGTGAAAAATCCGCCAGTGCATTTAATGTTGGGTTCAGATGCGTTTCAGTTTGCAGGAAATAAATTGGATGCACTTCAAAAGGAAATTTCAGAATTTAAAAACCTGAGTATATCAACAGATTACTAA